A genomic region of Streptomyces rimosus contains the following coding sequences:
- a CDS encoding glutamyl-tRNA reductase, which produces MSLLVVGLSHRSAPVSVLEHAAIAPEARGKLLQDAVSAEPAAEAAVLSTCNRIELYADVDKFHAGVAELSTLLARHSGAGLDELTPYLYVHYEDRAVHHLFSVACGLDSMVVGEGQILGQIKDALAVAQEQHTAGRLLNDLFQQALRVGKRAHSETGIDKAGQSLVTFGLEQLAGDTDVAEWARGKRALVIGAGSMSSLAATTLVRAGVSELAVANRTVERAERLTQILTEPGSAGALNGLSARAVAMTAVQSELALADVVVSCTGATGLVLTGEAIAAAAETRAARTAAADGLTGTAGGAGSTVAPGPELALLDLAMPRDIDAAAHRTEGVRLVDIESLADASADAPMAADVDRVRGIVSDEVAAFGAAQRAAHITPTVVALRTMAADVVASEIARLDGRLPGLDDKQRAEITQTVRRVVDKLLHAPTVRVKQLASEPGGAGYADALRELFDLDPQTVAAVSRADTRATARTQHGSGHD; this is translated from the coding sequence ATGAGCCTCCTCGTAGTTGGGCTCAGTCACCGCAGTGCCCCCGTCAGCGTCCTGGAACACGCCGCCATCGCCCCCGAGGCGCGCGGCAAGCTGCTCCAGGACGCGGTGTCGGCCGAGCCGGCCGCCGAGGCCGCGGTGCTCTCGACCTGCAACCGCATCGAGCTGTACGCCGACGTGGACAAGTTCCACGCCGGTGTCGCCGAGCTGTCCACGCTGCTGGCCCGGCACAGCGGCGCGGGCCTGGACGAGCTGACTCCGTATCTGTACGTGCACTACGAGGACCGGGCCGTCCACCACCTCTTCTCGGTGGCCTGCGGCCTGGACTCGATGGTCGTGGGCGAGGGCCAGATCCTCGGCCAGATCAAGGACGCGCTCGCGGTCGCGCAGGAGCAGCACACCGCGGGCCGGCTGCTGAACGACCTCTTCCAGCAGGCGCTGCGGGTCGGCAAGCGCGCCCACAGCGAGACCGGCATCGACAAGGCGGGCCAGTCGCTGGTCACCTTCGGTCTGGAGCAGCTGGCCGGGGACACCGATGTCGCCGAGTGGGCCCGGGGCAAGCGCGCCCTGGTCATCGGCGCCGGTTCGATGTCGTCGCTGGCCGCGACCACGCTCGTACGGGCGGGGGTCAGCGAACTGGCGGTGGCCAACCGGACGGTGGAGCGCGCCGAGCGGCTGACGCAGATCCTGACGGAGCCGGGTTCGGCGGGCGCGCTGAACGGGCTGTCCGCCCGCGCCGTCGCGATGACCGCCGTACAGTCCGAGCTGGCCCTGGCCGATGTCGTGGTGTCCTGCACGGGCGCCACCGGCCTGGTCCTGACCGGCGAGGCGATCGCGGCGGCCGCCGAGACGCGCGCCGCCCGTACCGCTGCCGCCGACGGCCTCACCGGCACCGCCGGGGGCGCCGGCAGCACCGTCGCGCCCGGCCCCGAGCTGGCGCTGCTCGACCTCGCCATGCCGCGGGACATCGACGCCGCGGCGCACCGGACCGAGGGCGTGCGCCTCGTCGACATCGAGTCCCTCGCGGACGCGTCCGCCGACGCGCCGATGGCGGCCGACGTGGACCGGGTGCGCGGCATCGTCTCCGACGAGGTGGCCGCGTTCGGTGCGGCGCAGCGGGCGGCGCACATCACGCCGACCGTGGTCGCGCTGCGCACCATGGCGGCGGACGTGGTGGCGAGTGAGATCGCCCGGCTGGACGGCCGGCTGCCAGGCCTGGACGACAAGCAGCGCGCGGAGATCACCCAGACCGTGCGCCGGGTCGTCGACAAGCTCCTGCACGCGCCCACCGTGCGCGTCAAGCAGCTGGCCAGCGAACCAGGCGGCGCCGGTTACGCGGACGCGCTGCGCGAACTCTTCGACCTCGACCCGCAGACGGTGGCCGCCGTCAGCCGGGCCGACACGCGGGCAACGGCCCGCACACAGCACGGGAGCGGGCATGACTGA